The genomic window GGATGGTGAGATTATTGAACGATTTTCAAGCTTTGTTAATCCAAATATGAAGTTATCTCCCTTTATTAAACAATTTACAGGAATAGAAGATGAAAGTCTTAAAAAGGCCCCTAGTTTTTCATTAATAGCTCCGATGTTAATCGAAATGCTAGAAGGCTCTTATTTCGTTGCCCATAATGTTCCGTTTGATCTTTCATTTTTGAAAGCTGAGCTGGAAAGCAGCGGCTATATCTTTAAAGATTGTCAAGCGATTGATACAGTCGAGCTTTCAAGATTGTTGTTTCCATCTTTGAATGGTTATAAGCTAAGCCAATTAGCCCATGCATTTGCAATCGACCATGATCAACCTCATCGTGCTGATAGTGATGCAGAAGCAACGGCTCATTTATTATTAAATTTATTAACAAAACTAAATAGTCTACCGCTCATTATCTTAAAAAAACTGCAATCTTTAGCATCACATTTACAAAGTAATCTTGGCGAATTACTAAAAGAAATGATAAAAGAAAAAAAACGGTTATTACAACTTGATGAGGAGCGCTTTGATTTATATAATGGTATCGCTTTGAAACCGTGCAAAAGAAAAAGCAATCTAACTTATGACGAAGTGAATTTTCTGCCTCTTGATCCTGCTTCCATCATTGCCAAGCTGCAAAACGAGGATGTAAAGTTTGAAGTGCGCGAAGGCCAATTGGAAATGATGGAAACAATTAAAGACGCATTTAATAACCGTGTGCATGGCCTAATTGAAGCTGCTACTGGAACTGGAAAAACGCTTGGATATCTTATACCAGCAATCCTTTATGCGAAAAAAACGGGTAAAAGAGTAGTTATTAGTACGTACACAACACATCTTCAAGAGCAGATTATGAACAAGGAAATAAAAATGCTTAAAAAAGTGCTTCCTTTTACGTTTGAAACGACTGTTTTAAAAGGGAGAAATCATTATCTTTGTCTGCAAAAGTTTGTAAAGTCTTTGGAAAATATCGGCATAGATACGTATGATATTGTATTTACGAAAGCGCAAATTCTTGTCTGGCTAACAGAAACAACGACAGGTGATGTGGATGAGCTTAACTTGACACCCGGAGGTAAAATTTTTTGGAATAAAATCAGCTGCGGTTTAAATGGCTGTAGCAACAAAGAATGTCCATCATATTCAAGATGTTTTTATTTACAAAAACGAAAAGAAGCAGAAAGCACTGATCTTATTATTACGAACCATGCACTCCTTCTTCTTGATATAAAAAGCGATTTTTCATTATTACCAAACTATGATGAGTTGATTGTTGATGAAGCCCATCATCTTGAAAATGTGGCTAGTGAACATTTTGGGATTACATTAGATTATTTTTCGATTCAAACACGGCTGAACCAAATTGGTTTCATTGATGGAACTGACTTTTTAAATGAGCTTGCTCCAACGATTGGGATTATTGAGCAATATTATATGGAAACAAAAAATAGCATTGATGAGCTTTTCAGATGTTTAAGAACTTATGTTTTATCAAAAAAAATGAATTGTAAAAATGAAATCGGCCGCATAACATACCGCTTTCATGCAACAAAGGAAGATGGCCCATTATGGAAAGAAGTAAAAAATAATGCATTTATCGCCATCGAAAAACTTCAGGATTTAAAGGATAGCTTTACGTCGATTATCGAACAATTACATGCAAGAGAAGAAAGTGGAATCATAACAGATGGCCATTCACTTCTACGGTTTTTAGAGGAAACTGCTAACAGTATATGTAAACTATTTTTTGAGCATGATGGCAATAAAGTAACATGGATAGAAATTGAAGCAAAAGGAGCACAAAACTCAGCCTTTTTATTTTGTCAACCGCTTGATGTAGATGTCATGCTCGCTGACGGTTTATTTGCTAAAAAACAAAGCGTCATTCTTACGTCTGCTACACTTGCTATCAAAGAATCATTTGAGTATACGAAAACATGCTTAGGTCTATTAGATTTTGAAGTAGTAACAAAAAAAATATCCTCACCTTTTTCATATAAAGATCAAGTGCAATTAATGATTCCAACAGATGTACCAGAAATTAAGGATGTTGAACAGCATGTTTTTATTGAGGAAATTGCCGATAAAATTATTCAAATTGCTAGGGTGACACAAGGGAGAATGCTCGTTTTATTTACCGCGTATGATATGTTGGAAAAGACATATTCGAGCGTAAAAGCAGCTTCAGAGCTTGATGGATTCGTGCTTATCGGGCAAGGAATATCGAGCGGCAGCCGGAGGAAACTTACGAAAAATTTTAAACAATACGATAAAGCTATTCTTTTTGGGACAAGCAGTTTTTGGGAAGGCATCGATATTCCGGGGGAGGAATTAAGCTGTATAGTGATTGTGAGATTGCCGTTTTCACCACCAGATCAAGCGGTGATGGCAGCGAAAGCGGAAGCGATGAAACATGTGGGCAAAAATGCTTTCATGGAATTATTTTTGCCTCAGGCTATATTAAGGTTTAAGCAAGGCTTTGGCCGTCTTATCCGCGCGAAAAATGACCGCGGCGTCGTCGTGATCCTTGACCGACGCATCACAACAAAAAGCTATGGGAAAAAATTCATTCAAGCATTGCCCCCTCTTGAAATCCATGAAGAGGAAACAAGCAAGTTAATAAAAAGGCTATCTGAGTGGTTGTAATGAAAAAAAGGGGCGTATAGCCCCGATTATGGTGTCGGATGGAGATTGTTTAATAAGTAAAACAAAATTTCATGCCTTTTTGTTATAATGAGAAAAGAGACGATGTGAAGATTTATTTCTTAATACTAATTTACACGCAAATTGTTTCCTATATGCATTACAATATTTGGGGAGAAGATTATATGGAAATCGAACTTAGAGGTTTACTATGAAAAAATGGTTGTATATAATACCTTTAATACTTATTATCATTATTTGGCAGGCTTCACAAATCTATCTAGGGAGTATGAGTTACCAAAAAAAAGAGGAAAATAAGGCGATTGCTTTTGCAAAGGAAAATGTGAAAGAACTTTCGTCCATAACAGATGCCAAGTATTATCATGGTAGACTAGCTTACACAATTCTCTATGGTACGAATGAAAAAGATGAGGAACTCATCATTTGGGTACCTAATTCGAAAAAGGGTAGGCTCATTGTAAAAAAAGCAAGTGAAGGGTGGTCAAAGGAAAAAGTAAAAAAATATATTATTGCTAATCAAAATCCATTAAAATTAATTGATATAAGACTTGGTGCTGAAGTAATAAAGGATAATCGAACAAACAAAACGGAAACAACGCCGCTATGGGAAATTACTTATATTGACCAAGAAAAGCGTTATACATATTATTTTATGAAATTTACAGACGGTTCATTTGTGAAAAGGTACAGTCTGAAAAAAGACCGCTTTGAGGAGGAAAATTAACAATGGAATTAGCAAATCGAGTATCATCATTAACACCATCCACTACACTTGAAATTACAGCAAAGGCTAAAGCGTTAAAAGATGCCGGTTATGATGTGATCGGACTCGGTGCAGGTGAGCCTGATTTTAATACACCACAACATATTATTGATGCTGCTGTAAAAGCAATGAATGAAGGACTTACAAAATATACACCATCAGGTGGCTTAGCCGCGCTAAAGGATGCTATTATTGATAAATTTAAACAAGATCAAGGACTTACATTTACCCAAAACGAAATCATTGTTTGTGTCGGAGCAAAGCATGCCTTATATACATTATTCCAAGTCATCATTAATCCTGGAGATGAAGTGATTATCCCAACACCTTATTGGGTTAGCTATCCAGAGTTTGTGAAATTAGCTGAAGGTACACCTGTATTTGTTGAAGGAAAAGAAGCGAATAATTTCAAAATTACGCCAGAGCAACTAAAAGCAGCGATAACACCGAAAACAAAAGCACTAGTGATTAACTCTCCAAGTAACCCAACTGGGATGCTTTATACAGCCGAAGAGTTAAAAGCATTAGGAGAAGTATGTCTTGAAAACGATATTCTCATTATTTCTGACGAAATTTATGAGAAGTTAATCTATGGTGATAATAAACATGTTTCCGTTGCCGAACTTTCACCAGAGCTAAAAAATCAAACGATAATAATCAATGGTGTGTCAAAATCACATTCAATGACTGGGTGGCGAATTGGCTATGCGGCCGGTGACAGCAAGATTATTAAAGCGATGACAAATTTAGCTAGCCATAGTACATCAAATCCAACATCAATTGCTCAATATGCGACAATTGCTGCTTACACTGGTTCACAAGAGCCAGTTGCTGTGATGAAGCAAGCCTTTGAAGAACGTTTAAATAAAACGTATGAGAAATTAATTGAAATTCCTGGGTTTACATGTATCAAGCCGCAAGGTGCCTTCTATTTATTCCCGAATGCAAAGAAGGCTGCTGAAATGACAGGCTATGAAGATGTTGATGCATGGGTTAAAGCATTATTAGAAGAAGAAAAGGTGGCATTAGTGCCTGGTTCTGGCTTTGGTGCTCCAGAAAATGTTCGTTTATCTTATGCAACATCATTGGATTTACTTGAGGGGGCTATCGCCAGAATAAAACGCTTTATGGAAAATAAACTAAAATAAGATTAAAGTAAGGCGGTGTAAAATTACTCCGCCTCTTTTTCAATGTACGAACTTTCGGAATAGTAGGAGGTATGGAAAGTGAAAACAACGATTTCCAAAGTAAGCGATTACGTTGGCCAAGATGTTACGATTGGTGCTTGGTTAGCGAATAAGCGTTCAAGTGGTAAAATCGCCTTTTTACAACTAAGGGATGGAACTGGCTTCATACAGGGTGTTGTCGTTAAAGAGGAAGATGAGGAAGTTGTATTTCAGAAAGTGAAAGCAATTACCCAAGAAACCTCCATATGGGTAACAGGAACCGTTCTTGAAGATGAACGTTCCCCGTTCGGCTATGAATTGGCAGTTAAAAATATTGAAGTGATTCATGAGTCAGTTGACTATCCGATTACACCGAAGGAGCATGGTGTTGAATTTTTAATGGACCATCGCCATCTTTGGCTGCGCTCAAAGCGGCAACATGCGATTATGAAGATTCGAAATGAAATCATTCGCGCTACTTATGAATTTTTCAATGAAAATGGCTTTGTCAAAGTAGATCCGCCAATATTAACCGGTACTTCAGCAGAAGGCGGGAGCGAATTGTTCCATACAAAATATTTTGATGAAGATGCCTATCTTTCACAGAGCGGCCAGCTTTATATGGAAGCGGCGGCAATGGCTCTAGGAAAGGTATTTTCCTTTGGGCCAACCTTTCGGGCTGAAAAATCAAAAACGAAAAGACATTTGATTGAATTCTGGATGATTGAACCTGAAATGGCTTTTGTAGATCATGATGAAAATCTTGAAATTCAAGAGCAATATGTCAGCTTTATTGTTCAATCTGTGTTAAAAAATTGTGGATTAGAGCTGAATGCGCTCGGCCGTGACCTTTCAAAGCTAGAAAATGTTAAAGCGCCATTTCCGCGAATTACGTATGATGCAGCCATCGAATTGTTAAAGAAAAAAGGTTTTAACGATATTGAATGGGGTGAAGACTTCGGTGCCCCTCATGAAGTTGCCATTGCCGAGGAATTTGATAAACCAGTATTTATTACTCATTATCCTGCGAAAATTAAAGCTTTCTATATGAAGCCTGATCCTCATCGTCCTGATGTCGTCCTATGTGCAGATTTAATTGCGCCTGAAGGTTATGGAGAAATTATCGGTGGCTCACAGCGCATTGATGATTTACAATTGATGAAAGAGCGATATGAGGAGCATCATCTTACCGGCGGAGCATACGAATGGTACCTCGATTTGCGTAAATACGGTTCTGTACCCCATTCCGGCTTTGGGCTCGGCCTTGAACGGACTGTTGCGTGGATTACTGGGGCGGAGCATGTTCGTGAAACAATCCCATTCCCGCGCCTATTAAATCGTTTATACCCGTAATACAGGAAAAGCTGACCAACTGCGGTCAGCTTTTTAAAATTAAACATTTAAGAAAATAGACATGTTATAATAGTTGTTGAGGTGTTAACCAAATGAAAAAAGACAAAATGATTGATTGGTTGGCTGAGGGGAATATTGCAATACCTAAACTGCTTTTACGACATTATAAAGCAATCGGCTTAAATGAGGAAGAGTTTATGTTGCTTTTACATGTCTATTCAGCGCTTGAAAGCGGCAATTCCTTTCCTACGCCAGTAGAGCTTTCAACAGGGATGAGCTGTTCCTACGAGCGCTGTATGGAAATTTTAAAATTTTTAATCCAACGCGGCTTTTTACAAATTGAAGGAAAGAATGAAAATGGAGTAATGGCCGAAGTTTATACAATACGTCCGCTTTGGGAGAAGCTTTTTGTTTTTTTAATGGGACAGGAAAAAAGCGAAGATAAGTGGGAGAATGAAAAAGCTGAAATTAATGTATATACTTTATTTGAACAAGAATTTGGACGTCCGTTGTCGCCGATGGAATGTGAAAGATTGACGATGTGGTTAGATATAGATCACCATAGCCCGCAAATCATTAAAGCTGCTTTACGCGAAGCAGTGATGAGTGGAAAGGTAAATTTTCACTATATTGATCGAATTCTTTTCGAATGGCAAAAGAAAGGCATTGAAACGATAGAACAAGCTAGGGATGAAGGAATGAGGTTTAGATCG from Bacillus sp. (in: firmicutes) includes these protein-coding regions:
- the dinG gene encoding ATP-dependent DNA helicase DinG, yielding MNHRFIVVDIETTGNKVGTDKIIQIGAILIEDGEIIERFSSFVNPNMKLSPFIKQFTGIEDESLKKAPSFSLIAPMLIEMLEGSYFVAHNVPFDLSFLKAELESSGYIFKDCQAIDTVELSRLLFPSLNGYKLSQLAHAFAIDHDQPHRADSDAEATAHLLLNLLTKLNSLPLIILKKLQSLASHLQSNLGELLKEMIKEKKRLLQLDEERFDLYNGIALKPCKRKSNLTYDEVNFLPLDPASIIAKLQNEDVKFEVREGQLEMMETIKDAFNNRVHGLIEAATGTGKTLGYLIPAILYAKKTGKRVVISTYTTHLQEQIMNKEIKMLKKVLPFTFETTVLKGRNHYLCLQKFVKSLENIGIDTYDIVFTKAQILVWLTETTTGDVDELNLTPGGKIFWNKISCGLNGCSNKECPSYSRCFYLQKRKEAESTDLIITNHALLLLDIKSDFSLLPNYDELIVDEAHHLENVASEHFGITLDYFSIQTRLNQIGFIDGTDFLNELAPTIGIIEQYYMETKNSIDELFRCLRTYVLSKKMNCKNEIGRITYRFHATKEDGPLWKEVKNNAFIAIEKLQDLKDSFTSIIEQLHAREESGIITDGHSLLRFLEETANSICKLFFEHDGNKVTWIEIEAKGAQNSAFLFCQPLDVDVMLADGLFAKKQSVILTSATLAIKESFEYTKTCLGLLDFEVVTKKISSPFSYKDQVQLMIPTDVPEIKDVEQHVFIEEIADKIIQIARVTQGRMLVLFTAYDMLEKTYSSVKAASELDGFVLIGQGISSGSRRKLTKNFKQYDKAILFGTSSFWEGIDIPGEELSCIVIVRLPFSPPDQAVMAAKAEAMKHVGKNAFMELFLPQAILRFKQGFGRLIRAKNDRGVVVILDRRITTKSYGKKFIQALPPLEIHEEETSKLIKRLSEWL
- a CDS encoding DUF5590 domain-containing protein, which gives rise to MKKWLYIIPLILIIIIWQASQIYLGSMSYQKKEENKAIAFAKENVKELSSITDAKYYHGRLAYTILYGTNEKDEELIIWVPNSKKGRLIVKKASEGWSKEKVKKYIIANQNPLKLIDIRLGAEVIKDNRTNKTETTPLWEITYIDQEKRYTYYFMKFTDGSFVKRYSLKKDRFEEEN
- a CDS encoding pyridoxal phosphate-dependent aminotransferase codes for the protein MELANRVSSLTPSTTLEITAKAKALKDAGYDVIGLGAGEPDFNTPQHIIDAAVKAMNEGLTKYTPSGGLAALKDAIIDKFKQDQGLTFTQNEIIVCVGAKHALYTLFQVIINPGDEVIIPTPYWVSYPEFVKLAEGTPVFVEGKEANNFKITPEQLKAAITPKTKALVINSPSNPTGMLYTAEELKALGEVCLENDILIISDEIYEKLIYGDNKHVSVAELSPELKNQTIIINGVSKSHSMTGWRIGYAAGDSKIIKAMTNLASHSTSNPTSIAQYATIAAYTGSQEPVAVMKQAFEERLNKTYEKLIEIPGFTCIKPQGAFYLFPNAKKAAEMTGYEDVDAWVKALLEEEKVALVPGSGFGAPENVRLSYATSLDLLEGAIARIKRFMENKLK
- the asnS gene encoding asparagine--tRNA ligase → MKTTISKVSDYVGQDVTIGAWLANKRSSGKIAFLQLRDGTGFIQGVVVKEEDEEVVFQKVKAITQETSIWVTGTVLEDERSPFGYELAVKNIEVIHESVDYPITPKEHGVEFLMDHRHLWLRSKRQHAIMKIRNEIIRATYEFFNENGFVKVDPPILTGTSAEGGSELFHTKYFDEDAYLSQSGQLYMEAAAMALGKVFSFGPTFRAEKSKTKRHLIEFWMIEPEMAFVDHDENLEIQEQYVSFIVQSVLKNCGLELNALGRDLSKLENVKAPFPRITYDAAIELLKKKGFNDIEWGEDFGAPHEVAIAEEFDKPVFITHYPAKIKAFYMKPDPHRPDVVLCADLIAPEGYGEIIGGSQRIDDLQLMKERYEEHHLTGGAYEWYLDLRKYGSVPHSGFGLGLERTVAWITGAEHVRETIPFPRLLNRLYP
- a CDS encoding DnaD domain-containing protein — protein: MKKDKMIDWLAEGNIAIPKLLLRHYKAIGLNEEEFMLLLHVYSALESGNSFPTPVELSTGMSCSYERCMEILKFLIQRGFLQIEGKNENGVMAEVYTIRPLWEKLFVFLMGQEKSEDKWENEKAEINVYTLFEQEFGRPLSPMECERLTMWLDIDHHSPQIIKAALREAVMSGKVNFHYIDRILFEWQKKGIETIEQARDEGMRFRSHQRAKTYAVKQESATTSIPIYNWLES